Proteins found in one Tepidamorphus gemmatus genomic segment:
- the mutL gene encoding DNA mismatch repair endonuclease MutL translates to MPVRRLPDAIVDRIAAGEVVERPASVVKELVENAIDAGASRIDVVVEGGGRRLIRVVDDGCGMSPEDLMLAVERHATSKLPDGDLVDIRTLGFRGEALPSIGAVARLSIVSRSAADPHASRVAVEGGVRSGPMPAALGRGTRVEVADLFYATPARLRFVKSETAEIQAVVDVVRRLALAHPGIGFSLTAGERNVLSLPPVDGADGLTRRIADVLGDEFRANATPLAAERGGARIEGLAGHPNWTRPTSRHLYLFVNGRPVKDRALIGAVRAGYGDLMARDRWPAAALFLVLDPRDVDVNVHPAKAEVRFRDAGLVRSLVIGALRAALAGAGPVAAPARAAVALSSLRGGSVARPAALHGASAHAVSTALAAGFAEPAAAFDRRAAPAAEALGAAAPAEEAVAHPLGAARAQLHETYIVAQTNDGIVIVDQHAAHERLVYERLKRAIAEAGVARQGLLIPEVIDLPPADAARLVERAGELAELGLELEAFGPGAVAVTATPAILGDFDVRGLVADLADDLAEIGASTRLADRLEAIAATMACHGSVRAGRRLKPEEMNALLREMEATPGSGQCNHGRPTFVELKLADIERLFGRR, encoded by the coding sequence ATGCCCGTCCGCCGCCTTCCCGATGCCATCGTCGACCGCATTGCCGCCGGCGAGGTGGTGGAGCGGCCGGCGAGCGTGGTCAAGGAGCTGGTCGAGAACGCCATCGATGCCGGCGCATCGCGCATCGACGTGGTTGTCGAGGGCGGCGGCCGCCGGCTGATCCGGGTGGTGGACGACGGCTGCGGCATGTCGCCCGAGGATCTGATGCTGGCGGTCGAGCGCCATGCAACCTCGAAACTGCCCGACGGCGATCTCGTCGACATCCGTACGCTCGGCTTTCGCGGCGAGGCCCTGCCCTCGATCGGCGCGGTGGCGCGCCTGTCGATCGTCAGCCGTTCGGCTGCCGATCCCCATGCGAGCCGCGTGGCGGTTGAGGGCGGGGTCCGCAGCGGGCCGATGCCCGCCGCGCTTGGGCGCGGCACCCGGGTCGAGGTCGCCGACCTGTTCTACGCGACGCCGGCCCGGCTGCGTTTCGTCAAGTCGGAGACGGCGGAGATCCAGGCGGTCGTCGATGTCGTGCGCCGCCTGGCGCTGGCACATCCGGGGATCGGCTTCTCGCTGACCGCCGGCGAACGCAACGTGCTGTCGCTTCCACCCGTTGACGGGGCGGACGGCCTGACCCGACGCATCGCCGATGTGCTGGGCGACGAGTTCCGCGCCAATGCCACGCCGCTGGCGGCGGAGCGGGGCGGCGCCCGCATCGAAGGGCTTGCCGGCCATCCGAACTGGACCCGGCCGACATCCCGCCATCTCTACCTGTTCGTCAACGGCCGCCCGGTGAAGGACCGGGCGCTGATCGGTGCGGTGAGGGCGGGCTACGGCGACCTAATGGCACGCGACCGCTGGCCGGCGGCGGCGCTGTTCCTCGTGCTCGATCCGCGTGACGTCGATGTCAACGTTCACCCGGCCAAGGCCGAGGTGCGCTTCCGCGATGCTGGCCTGGTGCGCTCGCTGGTGATCGGCGCGCTGCGCGCCGCGCTCGCCGGCGCCGGTCCGGTCGCCGCGCCGGCCCGCGCCGCCGTCGCCCTGTCGAGCCTGCGCGGCGGATCCGTCGCGCGCCCCGCTGCGCTGCACGGTGCGTCCGCCCATGCTGTCTCGACCGCGCTTGCCGCCGGCTTTGCCGAACCCGCCGCCGCTTTCGACCGCCGCGCCGCGCCTGCAGCCGAGGCGCTCGGCGCGGCCGCGCCGGCCGAGGAGGCCGTCGCGCATCCGCTCGGCGCTGCGCGCGCGCAGCTGCACGAGACCTACATCGTTGCCCAGACCAACGACGGAATCGTCATCGTCGATCAGCACGCCGCCCATGAGCGGCTGGTCTACGAACGTCTGAAGCGGGCGATCGCCGAAGCCGGGGTGGCGCGCCAGGGCCTGCTGATCCCGGAGGTGATCGACCTGCCGCCGGCTGACGCTGCCCGCCTTGTCGAGCGTGCCGGTGAACTCGCCGAACTCGGTCTCGAACTCGAAGCCTTTGGCCCGGGGGCGGTCGCGGTCACCGCGACGCCGGCGATACTCGGCGATTTCGATGTCCGCGGTCTCGTTGCCGACCTTGCCGACGATCTCGCCGAGATCGGTGCGTCGACGAGGCTCGCGGACCGGCTGGAGGCGATCGCCGCCACCATGGCCTGCCACGGCAGCGTGCGTGCGGGGAGGCGCCTCAAGCCCGAGGAGATGAACGCGCTCCTGCGCGAGATGGAGGCGACGCCGGGTTCCGGCCAGTGCAACCATGGCCGCCCGACCTTCGTTGAGCTGAAGCTCGCAGACATCGAGCGACTGTTCGGGCGGAGATGA
- the lspA gene encoding signal peptidase II, producing MTVASHLWGRFSLFGGLIALAVFLVDRASKWYLLDVFAIGLRGRVEVTPFFDLVMVWNRGVSYGLFQQDTAFGLVLLAGINFVAAILLWLWLARVHYRLTAVSIALVIGGAIGNGVDRVIYGAVADFFHLHAFGWSWYVFNIADMAIVAGVVGLLYDSLTNSHKRAPKPD from the coding sequence ATGACGGTCGCTTCGCACCTTTGGGGGCGGTTCAGCCTGTTCGGCGGCCTCATCGCGCTTGCCGTCTTCCTCGTCGATCGGGCGAGCAAGTGGTATCTGCTCGATGTTTTCGCCATCGGCTTGCGTGGCCGCGTCGAGGTGACGCCGTTCTTCGACCTCGTGATGGTGTGGAACCGGGGGGTGAGCTACGGCCTGTTCCAGCAGGACACCGCGTTCGGTCTCGTCCTGCTCGCCGGGATCAACTTCGTCGCGGCGATCCTGCTGTGGCTATGGCTCGCCCGCGTGCACTACCGTCTGACCGCTGTGTCGATCGCGCTGGTGATCGGTGGCGCGATCGGCAACGGCGTCGATCGCGTGATCTACGGAGCGGTCGCGGATTTCTTCCACCTGCATGCGTTCGGCTGGTCATGGTACGTCTTCAACATCGCCGACATGGCGATTGTTGCGGGAGTCGTCGGGCTTCTGTATGACTCCCTCACCAACAGCCACAAAAGAGCCCCAAAGCCCGACTAG
- a CDS encoding M16 family metallopeptidase, which translates to MTLFTGHLSATPVLAALAMAVSLNTAALAPAGAVDIQRVVSPGGIEAWLVSEPAVPLVSMQFAFDGGAAQDPADKPGLANLLSSLLDEGAGEIRAAEFQERLETLAIEMSFDADRDAFYGELRTLTENLDAAVDLLRLAINEPRFDEDAVTRMRAQVLASLRRELQDPDAVAGRRWSQLVFGEYHPYGRPVKGTLDSVARITADDLRAYRERVFARDTLKIAVVGDIDAERLAPLLDEVFGALTQQARLDPVPEAALPDGDLTEIVEMEIPQTIIRFGGPGLKRDDADFMAAFVVNHILGGGAFSSRLYQEVREKRGLSYSVYSYLYPLKHSALFVGGAATRNDRAAESLDIIRAELARMATEGPSEEELDKAKRYLKGSYPLRFDTSSKIARQLVEIQRDGLGIDYINIRNDLIDAVGIEDARRAARRLLGEGGLYVTLVGRPDGLAAPAGGG; encoded by the coding sequence ATGACCCTGTTCACCGGACACCTGTCCGCAACCCCGGTACTCGCCGCACTTGCCATGGCCGTCTCCCTGAACACAGCAGCCCTTGCCCCTGCCGGCGCCGTCGACATCCAGCGGGTCGTCTCGCCCGGTGGCATCGAGGCCTGGCTCGTCTCCGAGCCGGCAGTACCGCTGGTCAGCATGCAGTTTGCCTTCGACGGGGGCGCCGCCCAGGATCCCGCCGACAAGCCCGGTCTCGCCAACCTGCTGAGCAGCCTGCTCGACGAGGGCGCCGGCGAGATCCGTGCCGCCGAATTCCAGGAGCGGCTGGAGACCCTGGCGATCGAGATGTCCTTCGATGCGGACCGCGACGCCTTCTATGGGGAGTTGCGCACTCTCACCGAGAATCTCGACGCGGCGGTGGATCTGCTCAGGCTGGCCATCAACGAGCCGCGTTTCGACGAGGATGCCGTGACCCGCATGCGCGCCCAGGTGCTGGCGAGCCTGCGCCGCGAGTTGCAGGATCCCGATGCGGTTGCCGGGCGGCGCTGGTCGCAGCTGGTGTTCGGGGAGTATCATCCCTACGGCCGGCCGGTCAAGGGGACGCTCGACTCGGTGGCGCGTATTACCGCCGACGACCTGCGCGCCTATCGCGAGCGGGTGTTCGCGCGCGACACGCTGAAGATCGCCGTGGTCGGCGACATCGACGCCGAGCGACTGGCGCCGCTGCTCGACGAGGTGTTCGGCGCGCTGACGCAACAGGCACGCCTCGATCCGGTACCGGAGGCGGCGCTGCCCGATGGCGATCTCACCGAGATCGTCGAGATGGAGATCCCGCAGACCATTATCCGTTTCGGCGGGCCGGGCCTGAAGCGGGACGATGCGGACTTCATGGCGGCCTTCGTCGTCAACCACATCCTCGGCGGCGGCGCCTTCTCCTCGCGCCTCTACCAGGAGGTGCGCGAGAAGCGCGGCCTGTCCTATTCGGTCTACAGCTATCTCTACCCGCTGAAGCATTCCGCCCTGTTCGTTGGCGGCGCAGCGACCCGCAACGACCGCGCCGCCGAATCGCTCGACATCATTCGTGCCGAGCTCGCGCGGATGGCGACGGAGGGACCGAGCGAGGAGGAGCTCGACAAGGCCAAGCGCTATCTGAAGGGCTCCTATCCGCTGCGCTTCGACACTTCCTCGAAGATCGCGCGCCAGCTCGTCGAGATCCAGCGCGACGGTCTCGGCATCGACTACATCAACATCCGCAACGATCTGATCGACGCGGTCGGTATTGAGGATGCCCGCCGGGCGGCACGCCGTCTGCTCGGCGAGGGCGGCCTGTATGTCACCCTGGTCGGGCGCCCGGACGGTCTGGCGGCGCCGGCCGGCGGCGGCTGA
- a CDS encoding M16 family metallopeptidase, with protein MQLSAPRRLVLPVLVAGLLHLPALTPAAAGSEDAVTTFTLDNGLEVVVIEDHRVPVVTHMVWYKVGSADEPPGKSGIAHFLEHLMFKGTEAHPAGEFSRVVADIGGQENAFTASDYTAYFQRVAREHLGTVMRYEADRMTGLVLAPEDVESERLVILEERSSRVENSPSAQLGEAMDAALFTNSPYGRPIIGWRHEVEGLTREDALAHYARFYTPNNAVLIVAGDVSPQEVRALAEETYGTIAPRAEVGERVRPREPEPLAPREVSLSSPRVDQEQFRRAWLVPSYNTAAPGEAEALDVLSAILGNGANSRLYRALVVANGAAASAGGWYQGSALDDTRLMVYAVPNPDTSLEDLGRAVDATIAELVAGTIPDSELTRVKNALIAEAVYAQDSQSTLARIYGTALTTGGTVEDVAGWPDRIRAVTADDVLAVARKYLVPERSVTGYLRAAPREEAKAPADRS; from the coding sequence ATGCAACTGTCAGCGCCCCGGCGCCTCGTTCTGCCGGTTCTGGTCGCCGGCCTGCTTCATCTTCCCGCACTCACCCCGGCCGCAGCGGGCAGCGAGGATGCCGTGACGACGTTTACCCTCGACAACGGACTGGAAGTCGTGGTGATCGAGGATCATCGCGTACCCGTCGTGACCCACATGGTCTGGTACAAGGTCGGGTCCGCCGACGAGCCGCCTGGCAAGTCCGGGATCGCCCATTTCCTCGAGCATCTGATGTTCAAGGGCACAGAGGCGCATCCGGCTGGCGAGTTCTCCAGGGTCGTTGCCGATATCGGCGGTCAGGAGAACGCCTTCACCGCGTCCGACTATACCGCCTATTTCCAGCGTGTCGCCCGAGAGCATCTGGGCACCGTGATGCGCTACGAGGCGGACCGCATGACGGGCCTCGTGCTTGCCCCGGAGGACGTCGAGTCCGAGCGTCTGGTGATTCTCGAGGAGCGCAGCAGCCGCGTCGAGAACAGCCCGTCGGCACAGCTTGGCGAGGCGATGGACGCGGCGCTCTTCACCAACAGCCCCTATGGCCGGCCGATCATCGGATGGCGCCACGAGGTCGAGGGGCTGACGCGTGAGGATGCGCTGGCCCATTACGCGCGATTCTACACCCCCAACAACGCGGTGCTGATCGTGGCCGGCGACGTCTCCCCTCAGGAGGTCCGCGCTCTGGCCGAGGAGACCTACGGGACGATCGCCCCGCGCGCCGAGGTCGGCGAGCGGGTGCGGCCGCGCGAGCCGGAACCGCTCGCCCCGCGCGAGGTCAGCCTGTCGAGCCCCCGCGTCGACCAGGAGCAGTTTCGGCGCGCCTGGCTGGTCCCCAGCTACAACACCGCCGCGCCCGGCGAGGCCGAGGCACTCGACGTGCTGTCCGCCATCCTCGGCAACGGCGCCAACAGCCGCCTCTACCGTGCGCTGGTCGTCGCCAACGGCGCTGCCGCCTCGGCCGGGGGCTGGTATCAGGGCTCGGCGCTCGACGATACCCGGCTGATGGTCTACGCCGTGCCCAATCCCGACACCTCGCTTGAGGATCTGGGACGGGCGGTCGACGCCACCATTGCTGAACTGGTCGCCGGCACGATCCCCGACTCCGAACTGACCCGCGTCAAGAACGCACTGATCGCCGAAGCGGTCTACGCTCAGGACAGCCAGTCGACGCTGGCGCGCATCTACGGCACGGCGCTGACCACCGGTGGCACCGTGGAGGATGTTGCCGGATGGCCGGACCGCATACGCGCCGTCACCGCCGACGACGTTCTGGCGGTGGCCCGCAAGTACCTGGTCCCGGAGCGTTCGGTCACGGGCTATCTGCGCGCCGCGCCGCGCGAGGAGGCAAAGGCTCCCGCCGACCGGTCCTGA
- a CDS encoding glucose-6-phosphate isomerase translates to MPLKQIIDTCFDTEVGANGLDRAEFDTVLKRTEPGLVWLREAYDTGALPLLALPGRDDDLPEITEAAAWLADGATDVLVLGTGGSSLGGQALAQVAGWRLPVLGDLSGRPRLHFLDNLDPLSLQSGLAALPLETTRVIAISKSGSTGETLMQAMAVISAFEERGLADRIGAHMLGLSEPLVSGRLNKLRKLLEPYGIRFLDHDPGVGGRFAALTNVGLIPAAIRGLDIAAVRRGAQRVLQPVLDHAAAAEVPAAVGAALSVAFAERRLPIDVMFAYGDRLERFTRWWVQLWSESLGKQGRGMTPVAAIGPVDQHSQLQLYLDGPVDKLFTVITTECADAGPRIDAALAAEAGQPEFAGRTVGDLVASQQRATVETLARNGRPVRVINAGTIDAETIGALMMQFMLETIIAAHLLGVDAFDQPAVEEGKVLARTYLEEM, encoded by the coding sequence ATGCCGCTGAAACAGATCATCGACACCTGCTTCGATACCGAGGTCGGCGCCAACGGCCTGGATCGGGCCGAGTTCGACACTGTTCTCAAACGCACCGAGCCGGGCCTCGTCTGGTTGCGTGAGGCGTATGATACCGGCGCCCTGCCGCTGCTGGCGCTGCCGGGCCGCGACGACGATCTGCCGGAAATCACCGAGGCGGCCGCGTGGCTGGCCGACGGCGCGACCGACGTGCTGGTGCTCGGCACCGGCGGATCGAGTCTCGGCGGCCAGGCGCTGGCCCAGGTTGCCGGCTGGCGGCTGCCGGTGCTCGGTGACCTGTCCGGCCGGCCGCGCCTGCATTTCCTCGACAATCTCGACCCGCTCAGCCTGCAGTCCGGTCTCGCCGCGCTGCCGCTGGAGACGACCCGGGTGATCGCCATCTCCAAGTCGGGCAGCACCGGCGAGACGCTGATGCAGGCAATGGCGGTGATCTCGGCATTCGAGGAGCGCGGGCTAGCCGACCGGATCGGCGCCCATATGCTCGGGCTCAGCGAGCCGCTGGTCTCCGGCCGCCTCAACAAGCTGCGCAAGCTGCTCGAACCCTATGGCATCCGCTTCCTCGATCACGACCCGGGCGTCGGCGGCCGCTTCGCCGCGCTGACCAATGTCGGGCTGATCCCCGCGGCGATCCGCGGCCTCGACATCGCCGCGGTGCGCCGCGGCGCGCAGCGGGTGCTGCAGCCGGTTCTCGACCACGCGGCAGCCGCCGAGGTACCCGCTGCCGTCGGTGCGGCACTGTCGGTCGCCTTTGCCGAACGCCGCCTGCCGATCGACGTGATGTTCGCCTATGGCGACCGGCTCGAGCGGTTTACCCGCTGGTGGGTGCAGCTTTGGTCGGAGAGCCTCGGCAAGCAGGGGCGCGGCATGACCCCGGTCGCCGCGATCGGTCCGGTCGATCAGCACAGCCAGCTGCAGCTCTATCTCGACGGTCCGGTCGACAAGCTGTTCACGGTGATCACCACCGAGTGCGCCGATGCCGGCCCGCGCATCGACGCGGCGCTCGCCGCCGAGGCTGGTCAGCCCGAATTCGCTGGCCGCACCGTCGGCGATCTGGTGGCGAGCCAGCAGCGCGCTACCGTCGAGACGCTCGCCCGCAATGGCCGCCCTGTTCGGGTGATCAACGCCGGCACCATTGATGCCGAGACGATCGGCGCGCTGATGATGCAGTTCATGCTCGAGACGATCATCGCGGCCCATCTGCTCGGGGTTGACGCCTTCGACCAGCCTGCCGTCGAGGAAGGCAAGGTGCTGGCCAGGACCTATCTCGAGGAGATGTGA
- the ileS gene encoding isoleucine--tRNA ligase, whose protein sequence is MTHGSDSAQKRDYSETLFLPKTDFPMRAGLPQREPELIARWDRLGMYARLREAAKGREKFVLHDGPPYANGNIHIGTGLNKILKDVVTRSMQMLGYDSNYVPGWDCHGLPIEWKIEEQYRARGKNKDDVPIIEFRKECRQFAEHWINVQREEFRRLGVEGDWQNPYTTMNFAAEAQIARELMKFAMNGSLYRGSKPVMWSVVEKTALAEAEVEYQDHTSDMIWVKFPIAAGPEAGKAFVVIWTTTPWTIPGNRAISFHPRVEYGLYRITEAPAGNWAAVGECYILADRLAAEVFAAAKVERYERVRDLDYGELPEIVCAHPLKGLAGGYGFDVPLLPGEHVTDETGTGFVHTAPGHGVEDFEVWTAHKALLESRGIDPAIPYTVDADGYFTRDAPGLEGRRVITDKGDKGDANQAVIDALAAAGMMVARGRLKHQYPHSWRSKKPVIFRNTPQWFISMEDDRGEDGLRAKALRAIAATRFVPESGKNRLSGMIEQRPDWVISRQRAWGVPITVFVHRDTGEVIPGAGFAQSEALIERIGAAFEAEGADAWFAEGARERFLSGLVEDPAEWEQVGDILDVWFDSGSTHAFVLEVRPDLKWPADVYLEGSDQHRGWFHSSLLESCGTRGRAPYDAVITHGFVMDEEGRKMSKSLGNVVTPQDVIKQSGADILRLWVVSSDYAEDLRIGPEILKTNVESYRKLRNTIRWLLGSLAHYDGVDVAEAEMPELERYILHRLAELDRLVRRAYRDYDYKRITHALLNFAAVDLSAFYFDIRKDALYCDPASSVRRRACLTVLDRVFRRLIVWFAPMLPFTMEEAWLSRFPSETGSVHFETAPDTPDGWYDEALADKWRRIRRVRRVITGALEVERAAKRIGASLEAAPDVYVDDDALFTAVADVDLAEISITSQATLRRGAGPVEAYRLDEVPGVAVVPRRAEGRKCARSWRILPEVGTDPDWPDLSLRDAAAMREFEAARAAAE, encoded by the coding sequence ATGACACACGGTTCCGATTCCGCTCAGAAGCGCGACTATTCCGAGACGCTTTTCCTGCCGAAGACCGATTTCCCGATGCGCGCCGGCCTGCCGCAGCGGGAGCCGGAGCTCATCGCCCGCTGGGACCGGCTCGGCATGTATGCCCGGCTGCGCGAGGCGGCGAAGGGGCGCGAGAAGTTCGTCCTGCATGACGGCCCGCCCTATGCCAACGGCAACATCCACATCGGCACCGGGCTGAACAAGATCCTGAAGGATGTCGTCACCCGCTCGATGCAGATGCTCGGCTACGATTCCAACTACGTGCCCGGCTGGGACTGCCACGGCCTGCCGATCGAATGGAAGATCGAGGAGCAGTACCGCGCCCGCGGCAAGAACAAGGACGACGTGCCGATCATCGAATTCCGCAAGGAATGCCGGCAGTTCGCCGAGCACTGGATCAACGTGCAGCGCGAGGAGTTCCGCCGGCTCGGGGTCGAGGGTGACTGGCAGAACCCCTATACCACGATGAACTTCGCCGCCGAGGCGCAGATCGCCCGCGAGCTGATGAAGTTCGCGATGAACGGCTCGCTCTACCGCGGCTCCAAGCCGGTGATGTGGTCGGTCGTCGAGAAGACCGCGCTGGCCGAGGCCGAGGTCGAGTATCAGGACCACACCTCCGACATGATCTGGGTGAAGTTCCCGATCGCCGCCGGCCCCGAAGCCGGGAAGGCGTTCGTGGTGATCTGGACCACCACACCTTGGACCATCCCCGGCAACCGCGCGATCTCGTTCCATCCGCGCGTCGAGTACGGACTCTACCGGATCACCGAGGCCCCCGCCGGCAACTGGGCCGCGGTCGGCGAATGCTACATCCTGGCCGATCGCCTGGCGGCCGAGGTGTTCGCGGCCGCCAAGGTCGAGCGCTACGAGCGTGTCCGCGACCTCGATTACGGTGAACTGCCGGAAATCGTCTGTGCCCACCCGCTGAAAGGGCTGGCGGGCGGCTACGGGTTTGATGTGCCGCTGTTGCCCGGCGAGCACGTCACCGACGAGACCGGCACCGGCTTCGTCCACACCGCGCCCGGCCATGGCGTCGAGGACTTCGAGGTCTGGACGGCACACAAGGCGCTGCTCGAGAGCCGCGGCATCGACCCGGCGATCCCCTACACCGTCGATGCCGACGGCTACTTTACCCGGGACGCGCCCGGTCTGGAGGGACGCCGCGTCATCACCGACAAGGGCGACAAGGGCGATGCCAATCAGGCCGTGATCGACGCGCTGGCAGCGGCCGGGATGATGGTGGCGCGCGGACGGCTGAAGCACCAGTACCCGCATTCCTGGCGCTCCAAGAAGCCGGTGATCTTCCGCAACACGCCGCAATGGTTCATCTCGATGGAGGACGACAGGGGCGAGGACGGCCTGCGCGCCAAGGCGCTGAGGGCCATCGCTGCGACCCGCTTCGTTCCGGAATCCGGCAAGAACCGCCTCAGCGGCATGATCGAGCAGCGCCCGGACTGGGTGATTTCGCGCCAGCGCGCGTGGGGTGTGCCGATCACCGTCTTCGTGCATCGTGACACGGGCGAGGTGATCCCGGGCGCCGGCTTCGCCCAGTCCGAGGCGCTGATCGAGCGCATCGGGGCGGCGTTCGAGGCGGAGGGCGCCGACGCCTGGTTCGCCGAGGGCGCCCGCGAGCGCTTCCTGTCCGGCCTGGTCGAGGATCCGGCCGAGTGGGAGCAGGTCGGCGACATCCTCGACGTGTGGTTCGATTCCGGCTCGACCCATGCCTTCGTGCTGGAGGTGCGTCCCGACCTGAAATGGCCGGCCGACGTCTATCTCGAGGGCTCCGACCAGCACCGCGGCTGGTTCCACTCCTCGCTGCTCGAATCCTGCGGCACCCGCGGCCGCGCCCCCTATGACGCCGTCATCACCCATGGCTTCGTCATGGACGAGGAGGGGCGCAAGATGTCGAAGTCGCTCGGCAACGTCGTCACGCCCCAGGACGTCATCAAGCAGTCGGGCGCCGACATCCTGAGGCTGTGGGTGGTCTCCTCCGACTATGCCGAGGACCTCCGGATCGGGCCCGAGATCCTCAAGACCAACGTCGAATCCTACCGCAAGCTCCGCAACACCATCCGCTGGCTGCTCGGCTCGCTCGCCCACTATGACGGCGTTGACGTCGCGGAGGCCGAGATGCCGGAGCTGGAACGCTACATCCTGCACCGGCTCGCCGAGCTTGACCGGCTGGTCAGGCGCGCCTATCGCGACTACGACTACAAGCGCATCACCCACGCGCTGCTGAACTTCGCGGCGGTTGACCTGTCCGCCTTCTATTTCGACATCCGCAAGGATGCGCTCTACTGCGATCCGGCTTCCAGCGTCCGGCGACGGGCCTGCCTGACCGTTCTCGACCGCGTGTTCCGGCGGCTGATCGTCTGGTTCGCGCCGATGCTGCCCTTCACAATGGAGGAGGCGTGGCTGTCGCGCTTCCCTTCGGAGACGGGTTCGGTTCACTTCGAGACCGCGCCGGACACGCCTGATGGCTGGTATGATGAGGCCCTCGCCGACAAGTGGCGCCGGATCCGGCGGGTCCGCCGTGTCATCACCGGCGCACTCGAGGTGGAACGGGCGGCAAAGCGGATCGGCGCGAGCCTGGAGGCTGCGCCCGACGTGTACGTCGATGACGACGCGCTGTTCACGGCGGTCGCCGACGTGGATCTGGCGGAGATCTCGATCACCAGCCAGGCGACGTTGAGGCGAGGAGCCGGACCCGTCGAGGCCTACCGGCTCGACGAGGTGCCCGGGGTCGCCGTGGTGCCGCGACGCGCCGAGGGCCGCAAGTGTGCCCGGTCCTGGCGCATCCTGCCCGAGGTCGGTACCGATCCTGACTGGCCCGATCTCTCGCTGCGCGATGCCGCTGCCATGCGCGAGTTCGAGGCCGCCCGTGCCGCGGCGGAGTAG
- a CDS encoding DMT family transporter, producing MALRSATAAAASERDIVSGMLIMASATMLLPVMDAFSKELGASLNPLQIAWGRFAFQALYTLPVVVFWLGAAHVLPRPLGLHVLRGILIGGSNVAYVAAIIRMPLATALATVFVWPLIVTAISALVLGEHVGPRRWVAVVVGLIGALIVIRPGSAEFSPAALLPVLCAIMFSGYFIVTRRLVGSAPAMSMHFFTGLSASLFLGLLMALAAWFDVALFAPAMPDGRQWLFLAIVGLISTAGHLLIILACTRAPASVLAPIGYLEIVGSATIGYLVFDEVPGVWTWVGVAVIIGSGLYLWMRERRVGTVGAISGRTTLKP from the coding sequence ATGGCATTGCGCTCGGCCACGGCTGCGGCAGCCAGCGAACGCGACATCGTCTCCGGCATGCTGATCATGGCCTCGGCGACCATGCTGCTGCCGGTGATGGATGCCTTCTCGAAGGAGCTCGGCGCAAGCCTCAACCCGCTCCAGATCGCCTGGGGACGATTCGCCTTCCAGGCTCTCTACACGCTGCCGGTCGTCGTCTTCTGGCTCGGCGCCGCGCATGTCCTGCCGCGGCCGCTCGGACTGCATGTCCTGCGCGGCATCCTGATCGGCGGCTCCAACGTCGCCTACGTGGCGGCGATCATCCGGATGCCGCTGGCGACGGCGCTCGCCACCGTCTTCGTCTGGCCGCTGATCGTCACCGCCATCTCGGCGCTCGTGCTCGGCGAGCATGTCGGTCCGCGCCGCTGGGTGGCGGTTGTCGTCGGGCTCATCGGCGCGCTCATCGTCATCCGCCCGGGCAGCGCGGAGTTCTCGCCGGCGGCGCTGTTGCCGGTGCTCTGCGCCATCATGTTCTCGGGCTATTTCATCGTCACCCGTCGCCTGGTCGGCAGCGCGCCGGCGATGTCGATGCACTTCTTCACCGGCCTGTCCGCCTCGCTGTTCCTCGGGCTGCTGATGGCGCTCGCCGCCTGGTTCGACGTGGCGCTGTTCGCGCCGGCCATGCCGGACGGCCGGCAATGGCTGTTCCTTGCCATCGTCGGCTTGATCTCGACGGCCGGACACCTGCTGATCATTCTCGCCTGCACGCGGGCACCGGCCTCGGTGCTGGCGCCGATCGGCTATCTGGAGATCGTCGGCTCGGCGACGATCGGCTATCTGGTGTTTGACGAGGTGCCCGGTGTCTGGACCTGGGTCGGCGTGGCGGTGATCATCGGCTCCGGCCTCTATCTGTGGATGCGCGAACGCCGCGTCGGCACGGTCGGCGCGATTTCCGGACGCACGACGCTGAAGCCGTGA